A single genomic interval of Dyella sp. BiH032 harbors:
- a CDS encoding PD-(D/E)XK nuclease family protein produces the protein MTTAVVSQASVASARPPGSAEFDVYLSHSSSTLMEKCGAAYAYRYRDRLESVTSSVNLGFGSAFDQAVSAFVIADLYGLSVDANAIFVSAYKEWAATRVVDFSTRWKGHDDILATGELLLSRFVEWWKVSGLEVMVDLQGMPLVQRELRVRLPRNVVYTAILDLVVMTPDGEVVILDVKTPSQDSTELFALNSGQLTGQQLVLDAHKESLGIASIDKVGFLNAVKRPVPQKKDAEGPVVAPMHLVPARTPEQVEEYIQSRLWIADDIRRKRFARRSLDSYCTPCTTMCDFHLWCSKQIRDGLHVRPPRSRST, from the coding sequence ATGACTACCGCAGTCGTTTCACAAGCGTCGGTAGCATCGGCTCGGCCACCTGGTTCGGCTGAGTTCGATGTCTACCTGTCCCACTCCTCATCGACCCTGATGGAGAAGTGCGGCGCCGCCTATGCGTACCGTTACCGTGACCGTCTCGAATCCGTGACGAGTTCCGTGAACCTTGGGTTCGGCTCCGCATTTGATCAGGCCGTTTCCGCCTTCGTCATCGCTGACCTCTACGGACTCTCCGTGGACGCCAATGCGATCTTCGTCAGCGCGTACAAGGAATGGGCGGCCACCCGCGTTGTCGACTTCAGCACACGCTGGAAGGGCCACGACGACATTCTCGCGACGGGGGAGCTTCTGCTCTCGCGTTTCGTCGAATGGTGGAAGGTCTCCGGGCTCGAGGTGATGGTCGACCTTCAGGGCATGCCACTTGTGCAACGTGAGTTGCGCGTGCGGCTTCCTCGGAATGTCGTCTACACCGCGATCCTCGATCTCGTTGTGATGACCCCCGACGGTGAAGTGGTGATCCTGGACGTAAAAACTCCGTCCCAGGACTCCACGGAGCTATTCGCCCTGAACTCTGGCCAGCTCACGGGTCAGCAGTTGGTTCTCGACGCCCACAAGGAATCCTTGGGGATTGCGAGCATCGACAAGGTCGGATTCCTCAATGCTGTGAAGCGGCCGGTGCCGCAGAAAAAGGACGCGGAAGGCCCGGTCGTCGCACCGATGCACCTCGTCCCGGCGCGTACGCCGGAGCAGGTGGAGGAGTACATCCAGTCGCGCCTGTGGATTGCAGACGACATCCGTCGAAAGCGATTCGCTCGCCGTAGCCTGGACTCCTACTGCACCCCTTGCACGACCATGTGCGATTTCCACCTGTGGTGTTCCAAGCAGATTCGCGATGGCCTGCACGTCCGGCCACCGCGTTCCCGCTCAACCTAA